ATTGGAATATAGGCAGCAGCTGTGGCAGTTGTGCCATTTGAAGACAATAAATTTCCGCAAAATACTCAACAACCAAATAAATGAGACGGTTGGAGTCAAATACAACCGATTAGCCCATAAATCAAACACCACATCGGGTGAATTCAATTCACTTCATTGAATTAACCCCATCCAACTTCATCTAGTCCACTTAATCTTCCATTTCAACTATCTATAAAACCCACTAACTTCATCCCCATTCTCTTCATCCCATTCAAATTATCCCATTCACTTGTTAAAACAAGTTCATTCAACCTAAAAAATGTTGGCATATTTCGAGAAGAAATTAACACGGTCATACGTAGAAAGTGATGATTTCGTACGTTTAATTTAGCATCCATGTTTCATTTGCTATTTTTATTGCAATAGTTTAGtaatttttcatgtttttttttgcaGGTGCTTCCTACTAATATTCTTGATGTTCTACCAACCACAAAAACTCATGCCGTTGTTGCTTATGGAGAAAAACGTTACACTATGACCTACAAAATTGGAAAACACGCACGCCTCTGTCTCGGGTGGAAAGACTTTCTGGAATCCGAGAAATTGACAGAGGGAGATACACTCTGTATTTGGGTCTGCGAGTGTAAGTGCCGGGAGGGCATAGGATTCGATGTTCAAAAGAAGGAAGAGGAAGAGGTCATAGTTGTTGACTAGGtctctattttcttttctatGTATGATGCTAGCATTTTAATGAACAATTGCTATGTTTCTTTGTTGATTTATATTCATGTCATATTTGCGACTAATTCACAACGCCAAACACAAGCCAAGTAATTTACAAAATCTAATAACCAAAACATTACTACAAACATTGAAGAAAATCTTTGTAGGAACATTACAAACAGTAACTAGGAAACAATTAGACTACCCAACGATAATTTTTGCaagtaaaaaaaatagaaaaacaacGACAAGCCTGTTGAATTTGGCTTTTGCACAGTCCCTCTCTTCCTTAATTTCCTTCAATTTTTGTTTCaatgaatcatacttgcctccaagttccttcattttatatttcaatgtatCCCTCTCTTCTTCAACCTCTTTAAGCTTCTCCTTCAAAAGCTCAACCTCTGGAGATGGATCAATCCATTTAAAATAGCCACATCCACCCTTATCCTAcataaaagtaaaagaaaattatGAACACAAAAAATCCGAAAAAATGGCCGAAAATGAAATttccaaaaatcaaaattttaaaataggtACTCACTTTTGGCATCTTGCAACCAAAGAATCTACGACCTGGGTTGTTAACTGTTCTTGAAGTTCTTACATTACAAGAATTACCACAATTACAAATAACATTTTCATCTACAATCCCTGAATTTTGTGACATTGCTATGAAGAAGAGAGAACCAAGACAGAAATAAGAGACAATACAGCCAGCAACAACTTCAAATCGAGAAACaaggatgaaaaaaaatgaaCTGAAACAAGAGAGAGAAACGGGGGAGAAAGGAGGAGAAAGGGGAGAGAGAAACGGCTGAAAATGGAGGAGAAATGAGAGATTTTGGGGTTATTAAAAAGAAAGGGTACGTTGGAGTTGCCATATCAGCAACAACACAACCCTTCGCACGCCAATTTTGTGTGCAACACACACGAGCTGCCATGTAGGCAAAAGGTGCTTATGTGGTATAAATTCAGGGTAGTTTAGGTAGTCAATAGGTACAACCCCCGATTTAGGTAGCCATGAGGAAAATGTGgtaaagtttagggggctatctatgactttttcCAAACATAAAAGAAAAGGTAGTTTAAAAGGAAAAGTGGGTCAGGGCACTATTTGATAATCAGAATCCAAGACAGGTAATTACAAGGTACGATTACGTGGCCGTTGGTATCATGGTGGACTTGCGTATTACATTCATATTAATATTACATCCTCCAGGCAGGATGTAACACTCCATACCTTTAACCTAAGTTTTGATCATGATccaagacttagaaaatcagataaagaatgtgggaatttggAATTTCCCTGTTTAGTTGTAaaatgggggtttacgcccatgaacagtgactgtatttcagtatacgggctGTATTTCAAGTCTTAAACtcgtaccaaagatttctgagcattctggaatttgacatttggaggctacattgttaaatacgggatcgtatttcaaaatacagcccgtatttcaaaaggtatttggaatttgggaaaacttccttgatgaaagttgtagatctttgaaatatatttccaacggtatattatgggaatcaaacggacatctgtgcaaagagttatgaccattttactgaatagacgcagtgcagtccatacggaatacagaccgtatttcaaatacggcccgtctttcaaaatacggccattATTTAACTGGGCGgaaatttaatttttccaaaactgtatatattcgtccatatcatttcaaatcattatttttcattccttcaagccctagaacgacctcctaccctcttccatcatcaagaacaccaaggtaagcctaatctaattattccaagtctattctaatacatatccttgtaatctaaacaagaaatcatcattcctaaactagggttttcaagaaaacccatctcaaggttcaagattcaagattttggaaatcttcttcaaagttcaactctttaattcaagttttggagcattaccaggtatgtagagttactatctatgtgtgggaacatcattgttcttccccacgcctcataatccataaattatgattctctactaaaactaggatttctataccatgctcatgataaccctaggtccatgtccatgattatattatgtatgaattgttataattccatctgttgacacccaattttgtcccgcctctcccccgaaatacttatgtacgcttctaatatttttggcaaattaaaaatatatatttatattttactataattattagcctcttatcaataccggcgtttcattattctattacagttactagctattattattattatgattattattattataattcacaatttttatcatttcggcattttaccagcttatgcacacgcatcgcatttatcttcgcgtaatttaataatagcatttacttactgttgaatttcaaatatattatcgcacggctattacggcgtcattttattttcatataaatactaataaatacatactttataTGAGGGGATATTTGAGCACACtcagtatatgattaattaaaaatgagtctcttatttaaatttagaagccaaactatttcttccaTCCAGCATAACACTTTAAAAACAACCAGCCCAAATCAGTTAACCcatcattttaattcaccccaacccaattttcagaccagtccacattttaatatCCAGCCCACACCACCGACCCGACCCGCCCCTTTCACTTAACAAAGGAAACCCAAGGGTTTCCTTCATTTTTTCTCCTCAGCCGCACAccccttcctctctctctctcatccGCTCCTCTCCACCATCTCTtcgtccccaccaccgccgttttccccccgctcctcttcctttttcaCCTACCGCACTTCCCCCCGCTCCCTTTCTCTTTCTTCAACGCAAAAGCTAAAAAATCCTATAAATAGTTGTGAGTTTAATCCTTAGAGGAGGAGTTTTCGATTCAAAAAATTCCCCAAGAAactgaggttttttttttattcatgaaattccccaagaacaggTTTTGGAATGGCAGAAACCCCCCTAAGAATCAAAGCTTTCGAATCGCAATAATCCCCGGAAAATTAAAATTCTGAAACAAGTTCTTGAAACCCCGAAAACTCTAAAAGATAAGTCTTTTAGTCGCCTAAAATTCCCTAAAATACGAGTTCTATTagcagttttaatcttgttttattatCAAGTCGAAATATCAGATCAATTTTTTTGTTTGCCTGGGTGTTGCTGCGaatcgagcatcgcaagctcggagtTGGTAGTGTTCGggtagatatcgaaaccttcgcctcacttcgctgcacccgaagaaggtaattcccttCCCTTTTAATTTCTGTAGCTTTGTATTATTTAAGGGTTAATTATATGCGTAGTTTGAGTAATCGGCATGTTTTTAAACTTTAGCTAAATATGTGGTTAGTTGTATACCAGTTTTGGCGTCATGTGTTTTAGCTAATATGGTTAGTTTTAGAATTTTGTTGATGGTCCTCGTATGGTTAGCGTGCACTTAATTTATATTCCCGCTTTGAATATATGATTTGTAGTCCTGCTAATTAGTCGTCTCTTTAGATCTTAACCAAGTAACTGATTGGTGTAATGAGGAAGCTATTAATATAATCAAATGTGTTCATGTTAAAGGTTAGTCCTGCTTGGGTTAAATATGCTGATTGATGAGTTCAAACAGGTTTAAGGAGCCCTCAGGTCTTTTTTTAGATTGTTTAAAGTAATTGATCATATGTTTTGGAATAAGTTTGCTCATTGACTTAGTTTCATTTGCGGTTAGTTAGGATTAAATCAGATCTGCGGGGACCCAGTGTGGTTCCAATATGTGCTCGTATCTACATGTCATTAATGCGTACTTATGTTTGCTTAAGGGTCATGATGTTGTTAGGTCATACTGTACGCGTCGCATCATTTGCTTACACTATTTTTAAGAATTTGAACATATCATAATGCATgaccattgttgacacccaattttgtcccacctctccttcgaaatacctatttacgcttctaacatttttgaaaaaattaaaaaaaaaatatttatattttttactataatcaataccggcgtttcattattctattacaattactagccattattattattattattattattattattattattattattatttttttttttttattattattatttattattattattattatagttcacaacttttatcatttcagtattttaccagcttacgcacacgcattgcatttatctttgcataattgaataatagtatttatttcactGAGGATTTTTTGGGTTCACGAAATTACCCTAAGAAATAGAGGTTTTTTAGGAAGGTGAAACCCCCCTCAAGAAAGAAAAGATTTTTGGATGGTAAACCCCCTCCCCTAAGAATCAAAGCTTTAGAAACGGAGAAATCCCCTGAAAATAGAGCTCTCTGAGTCGTCCAAAATCCCCCCTAAAAATAACAAGTTTGCAGTGGTTGTGACAGTTCGaaatatcgagtcaaaaaatATCAACACAATTGTTTGTCTGTTTATTCGTCTGTTCGTTGCTATGAATCCGAGCCTTTCGAGCCCCGTTTGGTAGTCGTTGAGGTAAATCTGAAAACCCccatacccacttcgctgcatccGAAGAAGGTAATACCCCTTCCATTAGTTATTTTTAGCAATGTTTGAGTGCTTAAACTGCTTACGTGACTCGTTTGATCGTTGATGATTTAGTTCCTGTTTGTGTTCATTTGTTTTAGTTGTATTACGCGTGTTTGAGCTTAGCTCAATCCTGTGTCTGGTTCTGTGGTCATTTAGTTCTATATTAGTTATCAATTTGGATTAGTCATGTGTTTTGTTAAGTTCACATTACTTATTTGTTCGTCATTCGATTAGTTTGGAATATTAGTTTGTGGTTTGCTGATGATGTGGATGTGTTTACCTTCAGTTTGCCCCTGTGAGGGTTCAttttatgtttttgttttgatcaACCATATGCATCCAATTCATGGCAGTTTAAGTGTAATTTGTATGCTCAATAATGATATCACAGGTTAGTTTAGGTCTACTATTATTCTACACACTAGTTTAATAGAAGTCCTGTCGTTGTATGCTCATTGAGATATCTGAGTAATTTAATGTAAAACAATGGAATGTTATTGCAGTTTGATGTCCCTTCCGTATTAGCTGAGCATAAGCATGTTTATCTTTTGCGTTTCTTTAGTTGTGGGTCTCAGTTTGACTCGAACCTTGTTTGTCATTTGCGTCATGGTGACTCAACTTAAAATAGGTTATTTACTCTCCCCTATTTGACTGAAATATGTTGTAATAAAAATGAATGAGTTTCAACGTGTTAGACTAAGTCATTAAAATCTATGTTCTGAATCTCATCTGTGTACACTAGGAATGCCAGTTTTGGTTTTGTATTGTTTGAATCCCCTGGGTATGAGTTCATACACTAAGGTCTCTGCTTATTCTATAAAAGTTTAGATAAACATTTGACCTTGGCATAAGTTCATTTGGGCCTGCTTGGTGGAGTGTATATTAGTCCAAATTAAACATTAGCCTGTTTCTTCTGTTGCCATTCTTAGTTTAGTTGCTGTTGTAATCTGTACTTAGTCCAGATATTAGCATATGGTGTAACTTTAAGATAGTTTTGAATCCACCGCTGAGACTTCAAACTGATGACAGTTTTAAAAGTGTAACTTTGTTCTCAATGTAGTTTGGCTAAATTTCTAGTTTGTAACTGTTTCTTGGTCAGAAATTTGAGGTTTGTTTTCTCCTAAGGTTTCTGGGCTGATCAGTGTAGAGCAGAGTCTGGTCCTCTCTTACTTATGTATAGGTGATATATGATAGGTTGAGGAAGTTGAGCATGACTTGGTTTAGttgatttctttttctttcagaTTCCTCTATGGTTATTTTGTTCCTTGCTAAAGGTTCGATTAGTAACTAGATAAGCTATGTGAAATCTGCAGCCCTGCTTGCTACCTAAAATTGGTGTTTAAAAGAAGTATGCATGCTACACTTGATGTAATAATTGCTATTATAACTTTGCTGCCTTCTTAGAAGAAACAGATTATTATACTTTGATGAAGTATCACTGATATGAATAAATACGCCGGACCCTGCATTGTTTCTGTTTCTTGACTTCATTCGCATGCTCACGCCTGTCTTCTTTTCCCCATAATCATGAGTTGCATCCCTATGACTATTTTACTGCTTTTCTATACGTTGTGTGATTCCAGGTAGGCCTCCAGTTAACTCCCAATAATGCAGATGTGCGCACCCTTGTTGTTTGCTTGAGAATTATGCATATGTATACATGATgtatatttaatttatatatgtatCACCCGTGTACGACGCATAGTCTATATTATCATTTGGTGACGTTCAAATTTTGTGCATCGTTGCAAACATATTTCAGTTGGCTAGGTATATTCGCGCGTTATTGATATACCTCTATTTAAACCAGCTATGAATATGTATACATGAACTATatttaaatatacatagtatatacacggTATGCTGATTTGCTTTGAGTTTACATTTCATACGTTTAACATTATTCATGTACtgattcttttcttttgttttatgcatgatcatcgcatacgagtccgagggactcgt
The sequence above is a segment of the Lycium barbarum isolate Lr01 chromosome 6, ASM1917538v2, whole genome shotgun sequence genome. Coding sequences within it:
- the LOC132644767 gene encoding uncharacterized protein LOC132644767; translation: MSQNSGIVDENVICNCGNSCNVRTSRTVNNPGRRFFGCKMPKDKGGCGYFKWIDPSPEVELLKEKLKEVEEERDTLKYKMKELGGKYDSLKQKLKEIKEERDCAKAKFNRLVVVFLFFLLAKIIVG